One Halobacterium wangiae genomic window, AGATCGGTACGATCGACCACATCGAGGCGGGCGCCGCGTACGTCGAACCGAAGACCGGGCTCGTCGGCAGCATCGAGTCGGCACTCGGCTGGGGTGACGACAGGGACGAGTACCGGCTCGACTCCGGGCAGGTCCAGCGCGTCGACAGCAGGGGACGGTTCGTCGTCTCCCACGACGCCGAGACCGACATCGAGGACGAGGACGACCGGCGCTGAGTCGGGACGCCACCCCGACCGTCGACTCGAGGGTCGCCGCGCTACTCTTCTCCGTTCTCTTCGTCGTCGACGAGCTCGTCGACGACATCTTCGTCGACGTTCATCTCGCCCGGTTCGGCGGGTTCCTCCTGGACGTCCGCCGTGGCTCGTTCCTCGATCTCCTCGTCCGTGCGTTCCTCGCCAGGGAGTTCGTCGTCGGCCCCTGCACCCGCAGTCGTGACGTCGGCGTCGTCCGCTCCGCCGGACTCCGCGTCGCTGGCTTCGCCGACGGACTCCTGGATGGAGAGTTGATACCAGTCGTCCGAGTCGTCGGCCGACCGGCCGCCCGCGCGTAGCTTCCGGACGACGACGTACACGACGCCGGCGAGACCCACGCCGAGCAGGACCGTGCGGAGGAGACTGCTCGACGAGTCGTCTCCGGCCGACGACCCACCGTCTGCCGAACCCACTGCCCCCTTGCGAATAGACGCTAGTGATCGGACCATACAGACAGTTCGGCCCGTGGAGGGAAGTTCGTTTGGGCAACTGCGAGGACGGCGACCAGTCCGTCACCGTTCCGTGGGGTGGAATTGCACATCCGGTGGACCTGTCCACGTTCCCGACGGTCGCCCCGCTAAATAAGGTGAGCGTACGTTTGCGGCGTTCGGACCGACCGACCCTACTCGCCAGTAGGGACGAGGAAGGTGAGATACCAGCCACCAGACCCCGACACCGTCTACCGGTTCTCGCCGATACCGTCGCTCGAACTGACGTTCAGTCCGCCCAACCAGTAGGTCGAGTGGCGTTCCGAGTAGCGCGCCGTTTGGCGATTCGGGCCAGAATATAACAATGGCGGTGGCAGCCGATTGAACTAATGCGATATGACAGACGAGAACACAACAAGACTCAAGCTCGGTGCCCTGCTGATGGCGCTGACAGTCGTCCTCGCCTCGGGGACGGCAGTCGCGGTGATGTCAGCGGGGTCGGTAGCGCAAGAAGGTGACCAGTCCGCGTCGACTGTCACCGCCCAGGACGTCGAGGCCGAGAGCGTCCAGATGGAGGACGTCGAGGTCGAAAACCTGACGTTCGAACTCGGCGACGTCGAGGACACGGAAGACGCACTCTCTGACTCCTTCGCGACAGCCCTCGGCGAGAACGTCGAAGGGTTCGAAGCGGACTCCGTGGACGTCGGCAACATCCAGTCCGCGACGGTCACCGTCGAGGACGACACGGTCACCGTCGACGCTGAGATCGAATCTATCACCGTCGAGGGTGTCCAGGCCGACAACGTCACGTGGGACCGCTCGAACGGCAACGTCGCAGAGGGGATGTTCCTGGGCGGTAGCCTCACCTTCCAGTCGATGACGGTCGAGGAACTCAGTGTGGGGTCGCTCTCCGTCGAGTCGGGTGAGGTGACGGTCCCGGACAACGAGACGACCACCACGACCGAAGAGGAAGACGAGACGACGACGACCGAGGAGGACGACGACACGACCACCACGACTGAAGAAGAGGACGACACAACGACCACGACTGAAGAAGAGGACGACGACACGACCACCACGACCGAAGAGGAAGACGAGAACGAGACGACCACCACGACTACTACCGACGGTGACGGCGACACCGCCGAAGCCACGGTGAACTTCGAGGACCAGACGTCCGACGGGACCACCGTGACGATCTCCGCCGTCGCGCTGTCCGAGGACGGCTACGTCGCCATCCACGACGACTCCCTGCTCGAGGGTAACGTCGTCGGGAGTGTCATCGGCGTCTCCGACTACCTCGAGGCTGGCTCCTACCAGGACGTCGAAGTGACGCTGTACAACGTCTCTGGTGCAGAGTTCAACGAGACGATGCTCGAGGACAACGAGACGCTGATCGCGATGCCGCACCTCGAGACCGACAACGACGAGACCTACGACTTCGTCGAGACGAACAGCAACCAGGACGGTCCGTTCGTCTCCGACGGTGAACCGGTGACCGACGACGCGGTCATCAGCGTCGAGGAGGACGAGACCGAGGACAACGAGACGACCACCACGACCGAAGAGAACGACACGACGACCGAAGAGAACGAGACGACCGCTACCGACGGTGACGGTGCCGGCGACACCGCCGAAGCCACGGTGAACTTCGAGGACCAGACGTCCAACGGGACAGTCGTCAGTGTCTCTGACGTCGAACTGTCCGAGGACGGCTACGTCGCCATCCACGACGACTCCCTGCTCGAGGGTAACGTCGTCGGGAGCGTCATCGGCGTCTCCGACTACCTCGAGGCCGGTTCCTACGAGGACCTCGAAGTGACGCTGTACAACGTCTCTGGTGCAGAGTTCAACGAGACGATGCTCGAGGAAGACCAGGAACTGATCGCGATGCCGCACCTCGAGACCACCGATGACGAGACCTACGACTTCGTCGAGACGAACGGTGAGGACGACGGTCCGTTCATCTCCGACGGTGCCGCAGTGACCGACGACGCGCTCGTCACTCTCGAGGACGACGACACGACCGAAGAGAACGACACGACGACGACCACCGAAGAGAACACTACGACCACCACGACTGCCGAAGCGTAACGTCGCGAGCATCCCAGGACCGACTCCTGGCGCTCCACCGTTCCGCACCTCCATTTTTCGCGCCGCTCCGCCGGACAGAGCAATCAGTGAGAACGGCGACACCGCGAACCAGACCCGCCAGGCAGCTACAGGTCCGAGGCGCCGCTGTCCGTGACGTCGTCCTGTGCCGCGTCGTCTAGCTCGTCGAGGTCGCGCTGGTCGTTGTACTCGTCGCTCGGGCCAGCAGGACCAGTTATCTCGCCGTAGAGGGCTTCCCGAGCCTCCTCTGGCGTCTCGAAGCGCTCGTCGACGAGTCGGTCGAAGACGCTCCCGAGGCTCTCCGTCTCGTTCGGGAGGTCCATCGGCTGGTCGGCGTACTCCGTGGCGAGTTCCTCACTCGTGACCGGGTACTTGTCCGGGTCGAACAGGTCGGGGACGCGGTTCAGGATGTCCTCGACGTGCTCGGTCCGCTCGTGCTGGCGACGCCTGGCGCTGTCCTGGACCCGACTCGGGTCTGGGTCTTGGTCGTCGGGCATCGTCTCCGTGTTCGGTCTACAGCAGGATAAGGGCTGGCTGGGACGTGAGGGAGTGATTGGTGGCGTTCCCCGACCCGTCTCGAATCGTCACGGTGGACGGTCACTCCCGTGGTCGGTCCGGCGTCGTGGCGGACCGTGCCAACCCCTAACAGACTCCGGCCCGAACGCGTCTGTGATGAGCGACCGACTCTCCTACGAGGTGGTCGTCGTGGGCGGCGGGCCGGCAGGCACGACGACCGCGCTCTACACGACGCGACTCGGACACCGGACGGCCGTCTTCGAGGCGCCGGGCGGTCGACACGCCAGCGTCAGTCACGTCCACAACGTCTTCGGGGTCTCCGAGGACGTCTCGGGCCGGGAGCTGTCGAGACACGCCGTCGACCAGTTCGAGGAGTACGGCGGCGCGTACTTCCTCGACGCAGTCGAGGACATCCGCCGGACCGACGACGGGTTCGTCGTCGAGGCGGGTCACGCGACGGTCGACGCCGACCGGGTCGTGTTCGCGACCGGGTTCTCGGACGTCGACCCCCCGGTCCCGGAGTTAGTGGAGTTCACCGGCAGGGGCCTCCACTACTGCCTGCACTGCGACGCCTACACGCTCGGCGACGGGCGCGTGTTCGTCCTCGGGCACGACGACCACGCCGCGTCGGTGGCGATGCTCATGCTCAACTTCACCGCGGACGTCGACCTGCTGCTCGACGGCCACGACCCAGAGTGGAGCGAGGACACCGACCGCCAGGTGCGAGCCCACCCGGTCGACGTGGTCGAGACACCGGTCGCAGGTGCGTTCCCGCGTGACGAGCGCGCGGCCGACCAGGGGGAGGCCGCGGAATGGAGAGCGGAGAGCGAAGCGACCCGCGACCGCGCGACCAACCCGTGGCTCGGCGGGCTTACGTTCGCGGGCGAGGGGGACGCTGACGAGACCACCGACCGCGAGTACCTCGGCGGGTTCGCGATGTACGGCAAGGAGTACAACACCGACCTGGCCGAGTCGCTGGGCTGTGCGCTCGCCGACGACGGCGCGCTCGTCGTGGACGAGACCTACGAGACCAGCGTCGAGGGCGCGTACGCCGCCGGCGACATCACGCACGGGCAGAACCAGACGGTGGTGGCGATGGGCGACGGCGCGAAGGCCGGGATGGCCCTCCACAAGGACCTCCGGCGCTACCCGCTCCCGCCGGACGAACTCGACGACGTGGAGCCGTCGAACGTGCCGGCAGCCGCGGCGGACCTCCGCGCACGGATGCGACTCGTGCGCAACCACGAGCGACACGCCGGCCTCCGGGAGCCCCCGCCCGACCGCTGACGACCCGGCCGTCGGGGCGCTCCGGACGTCAGCCCTGCGGGTGCCGGCCTACGGTTTTTCCGTCTTAGCGACGAACGATGGTGCATGGGACTGCGCGAACCGGCGGCCGCCGACACCGAGCGCGTCAGCGAACTCGTGGAGAGTTCGATGACGTCGTCGCACAGCCTCAGCCCCCAACAGATCGACCAGATCGTCGAAGAAGTGTTCGGCGAGGACGCGATGGCGTCGAAGATGGACGACCAGGGGACCGTCGTTCGCGTCGCGGAGACGACCGAGGACGTAGACGAGGAGACCGTCGTCGGGTACGTCGAGGGGACCCTCGACGGGGAGTGGGGCGAACTGCGCTGGCTGTTCGTCGACCCCGAGCACCGCGGCAGGGGGATCGGAACCGAACTTTACGAATCGATGACCGACGCGCTGCACGAGGCCGGCGCTGACGACGTGCGGGCGACCACGCTGGAGGCGAACACGGAGGGCCACCAGTTCTTCGAGCGCTTCGGCCTCGAACGCGCCGACGAGCGACGCGTCGACGTCGGTGACGAGTCGCTCGTGGAGTACGTGTACGCGGACCCCGACGCCGACCTCGAGATGGGAGACCGGGAGGGTGGCGGAGCGCAGGCCGAGGAGTCCCCGGCCGAGGCGATGCCCGAGACGGAGACGCAGGACGGGACGACGACGGCGACGACCGGGGACGGCGAGCGGGTGTACGTCGCGCGCGACGAGGAGGAGTCGGGGACCGAGGCGTCGTTCTACGTCACGTACACCGACGAGGCCCACGAGGAGCGGTTCGGCTACTACTGCAGTAACTGTGGGTCCCTCGACGTCTCGATGGACGACATGGACCGGATCGAGTGCGACGAGTGTGGGAACACGCACGCCCCCCGGTCGGGCGAGTCGTATGACGACTCCTACCTCTGAGTCTGGAACCGGAGCGTCTGCTCGGCGGCGCAGGTTCTGTCGCTCGTTCGACAACACATCTATCCGGGTGAGACGCCACACGGCTAGCATGGACCACCTCGAACGCGCGAGAGCGGACCTCCGGCGCGCCAGCGAGCAGGCCTCGGGCCCCGTGCAGACGCAACTGGACTCTCTCCAGAACGGCATCGGCGCGGAGGACGAACGGGAGACGGCCGCGGACGGCCCCGACTCGACCGTCGACCGCATCGCGGAGGTAGCGGAGAAACTCGACGCCCTGAGCGAGGAGTTGGAGAACGCCGAGACGCGGGCGGCCGTCGAGAGCGCGGTCGACCACCTCCGCGAGTACCTGAAGGCCCACCCGCACGGAGAGTGAGTCCCGCACGACGAGTCGAGACGCCCCTCGGCCTCGCACGTGCGGGGAGACCGACCCGAGGGAGGTTCCGAACCTGCTCCAGTTGGCCGTCCTCGCAGTAGTCGGACGGTTCGGGGACTCCCGAGTTCGGTGTCTGCGCCACACCGAGCGTTAAGTTCGTTCGCGGCGAACCGTGTCCGTAATGAGCGGGTCCGGTTCCGGGGAGCGCGACGAGCGGGCGCTGGTGGCGGCCGAGTGCGAGGGCGCGACAGACCTGCGCGTCGACGTCGGCGTGCTCGTCGCCCACGCGCCGACGTCCGACCCGGGTCGCCTCCAGTCGTTCGCGACGCGGGCGGCCGAGGACGCCGTCGACGAACTGGCGTCGGCGACGGACGTCGCCTGGCGCTTCTACCTCGAGGAGACGGCGCGGCTCGCCGACCACGACCCCCGGCGCCCCTCGGAGTTCCTCGACCGCGCCACCCACCGGATGGTCGAGGGCCCCTACGACCTGGTCGTCGTCGTGACCGACGTCCCACTCGTGTCGAGCAAGGAGCGCTTCGTCCCGGGGCTGGCGTCGCCGCTCTCCCGCGTCGCCGTCGTCTCGACTGCAGAACTTCGGAGCGCCCCTCGCGGCGAACCGCGACGCCCGCTCGACGACGACGCCGTGCGCTGGAACACTGCCACGCTGCTCGTGCACCTCGTCGGCCACCTGCTCGGTGCTCGCCACGGCGAGGCGGACGGCGGGGTGATGGAGCCGTTCCGGTTTGACCCGGAGCGGCGAGCGGTCCCCTCCTTCGACGCCGACGTCGAGCGTCACCTCCGCAGCGTCGCGAACGAGATTCCCGCGACGGAAGCGCGCCCGAGAGGCCCCCTTGGGCGACTCGCCTTCCACGTGCGCAGCGCCGCGCGGAACCCCGGGCAGATCCTCCAGGCGCTCGCGAACAGTCGCGCGCCGCTGTTGCCGCTGTCGCTGCCGAAGCTGTCGACGGCGGCGCTGACGCCGACGCTCGTCATCGTTTTCAGCGCGGAGTCGTGGGACGTCGGCTTCCACCTGAGCGACCTGACGGCGGCGCTGTTCGCCGTCGTGAGCGTGCTCGCCGCCGCGCTCTACCTCCTGTTCGTCCAGAACCTCTCGTTCCCGCGGAAGCGACACCGCGTCGTCACCGAGCACACCGCCCTCGTCAACGTCACCGTCTTCCTCGTCCTCCTGCTGGCGATGGTCGGCCTGTTCGCGCTCGTCTGGGCCATCATCCTCGTCATCGAGGTGGCCGTCTTCCCGACGAACCTGATGTCGAACTGGCCGAGCCTCGAGGACCCCGCGGTGGGGTTCGTCGACCTCGTCCGCACCGCCGCGTTCATCAGCACCATCGGCGTGCTCTCCGGTGCGCTGGCGGGCGGCCTGGAGAACCGTCTCGTCGTCAGCCACCTCGCGCTGTTCCCCGACCGACCGTAGCCCCTCGACCACCGCACCGGGCACCCGGACTCAGTCGGAGTCCGAGCCGTCGTCCGTCCTCGTCGGCTCCCGCTGGACGACGAGCACCGGCCCGAGGAACTGCTCGGCGACCTGCTCGGCGCGCATCCCGAAGACGAACGTCGTCAGCGACGGGTCCGACTCGCCCATGACGACCGCGTCGAACTCGTCGGCAGCGTCAACGATGGCGTCCATCGGGCGCCGCTTCCCTTCGAGACGGACGGTGATGGCGTCCTCCTCGACACCCCGATCGACGAGTCGGGACACCACCCCGTCGAGCAGCGTCTCGACGTCCTCGTCGGTCTCTCCGTCCCCGACGACGTGGAACAGCGTCACCGCGACGTCGGTGTCCGCGAACAGGCCCCCGACCAGGCGAGCGAGCCGGTCGACGCCGACGGTTCCCCGCACTGCGACGAGGACGTCCTCGGGTGGCGCGGTGGCGTTCGGAACGAGGACGGCCAGACAGTCGTGTTCGGTGATCGTCCGGTCGATGGTCTTCTGGGCACCGTGCGTGAACACGAGCCGCGTCTCGACGGTCGCGCCGGCCTCGACGAGTATCGACTCGAACTCGTCGAGTCGGTGGGTGGCCCGGTCCTCGAACTGGAGGCGAGCCTGGTCGGTCGCGGTCTGGTCGGGCACGACGTGGTAGCCCAGCAGGACCACGTGGGCGTTCGAGAGCAGTTCGGGGACGCCCTCCGGGATCGACTCTCCCTCGAGGACGCGAACCGGGACGAGTACGGTCGGTCTGTCTTGCATGGTCAGAAGTCACCTCTGAGTTCGACGGTGCCGGCGTAGTACCGGTACCAGAGGTAGGAGACGACCATCACCGCGACGCCGACGGTGATGGAGGCCGGTTGCATGAACGCGACCAGCCCGAAACTGGCGAGTGCCCCGACGCCCGGCAACAGGGGGACCCCCGGCATCTGGTAGCTCGGGTCGTACCAGTCGGGGCCGCGCCGCCGCAGGACGAGCACCGCGACGCAGATGAGGCCGTACATGATCAGGTGGAGGAACGAGGCGACCTCCGCGAGCAGCGCCACCTCGCCGGTGGCGACGAGCAGGAGAATCGGACCCCCTGCCGCGAGCAGCGCGACGTGGGGCGTGCCGTATCGGAGGTTAATCTCGCTGGCTCGCCGGGGGAGGAGGGCGTCGCGGCTCAGCGCGTAGACGGTGCGGGAGGCGCTGAGGATCGAGGCGTTCGCGCTGGAGAACGTCGCCAGCAGGCCGGCGAACAGGATCGCCACCGCGCCGGGGAGGCCGACGAACTCGCGGGCCACCTCGACCATCGCCGTCTCGCCGAACGCCTCCAGCTGGGACGCGCCGAACGCGCTCGTCGCGACGAAGATGGTCACCACGTAGAAGACGGTGACGACGAGCACCGACCCGACCATCGCCAGCGGGAGGTTGCGACCCGGCTGCTTGATGTCGCCGGCGACCGTGGCGACCTGCGCGAAGCCGAGGTAGGAGGTGAACACGAGCGCCGCGGTGCTGAGGACGGGGAAGTACCCCTGCGAGAAGAACGCCTCCGGGACCGTCTGGCGGCCGAAGACGCCGAGCGTGTCGAGGGACCCGTACGAGAGGAACAGCGTCAGCACGACCAGCAACAGTGCCACGACGGCGTTCTGGAGTTTGGCGGTGTTCTCCGTGCCGGTGACGCTGAGGCCCGTCAGGGCGACGCCGAACAGCAACCCGAGCGGGACCACCGGGCTGAGCGACAGTTCGACGCCGACCTCGCCGAAGACGGCGGCGGCGTAGTGGCCCAGTCCCACGAGGTAGAACGCGGACGCGAACACCAGTCCGAGCCACAGCCCGAGGCCCACGATCGCGCCGAACGCCGACCCCATGCTCCGCGAGACGAAGAAGTAGCCCCCACCGCTCCGTGGCATCGCGGTCGCCAGTTCGGAGGCCGGCAGCGCGACCAGCAACGCGACGACGCCGCCGAGCGCGAACGAGAGCGCCGCGGCCGGCCCCGCGCTCCCCGCCGCCAGCCCCGGGAAGACGAAGATACCGGCGCCTATCATCGTCCCGATGCCGATGGCCAGCCCGCCGACGAGTCCGATGGTCCGCTCGAGCTCGACGTCCTCCTCGTGGACCGTGACGTCGTCGGAGACGGCGTCTGGCTCCTGCTCGGGTGACTCGCCCTCGACGTTCTCCCCGCTCCCGGGAGTGGGCGCAACGTCGGTCGTCACTGGGGCTTCACGAGTAGCTGCATCGGCACGCCGCCCAATAAAGGTACACCCGGCCGCAGGGGCTCGCCGGCCGGCGAGAGCCGCGTCGCCGAACGCCTGGCGTCCCTCCGACGGCTCAGCCGGTCGACTCCGCTTCGTCCAGTTCCCGGAGGACCACGTGTGTGACGCGGGCGCCGTCGACGCCCTCGACGGCCAGTCGGTAGCCGTCGGCCTCGACCTCGTCGCCGACCTCCGGCGCCCGACCCAGGCTGTCGAGCACCAGGCCGCCCAGCGTCCCGAACTCGTCGCTCTCGAACGTCGTCCCGACGGTCTCGTTGACCGCCGCCAGCGCGACGCCGCCGTCGACGGCGTACGCGCCGTCCTGGAGCTCGTCTATCGACGGCTCGCCGCCGGCCTCGTCGAACTGGTCCTGGATGTCGCCGACGATCACCTCCACGACGTCCTCGACGGTGGCGATCCCGTCGAGGGACCCCCACTCGTCGATGACGGCGGCCATCTGGCTGTGGTCGCGCTGGAACTCCAGCAGCAGGTCGTTGACGCGGGTCGTCTCGGGGACGACCGTCATCTCCCGCGCGATGTCGCCGGCCGTGACGGGCTCGCCCGCCTCGTCGACCGACTCGCTCGCCCGGAGCACGTCCTTCGCGTCGATGAACCCGACGATCTGGTCCTGGTCGTCGACCTCGACGACCGGGTAGCGGGTGTGGCCCTCGGCGAGGATCACCGAGCGGATCTCCGTGAGCGGCATGTCCGCGGGCACGCTCACGACGTCGGGTCGCGGGACCATCACCTCGCTGACGGTGATGTCGTCGAGTTCGAACACCCGCTCGATCATCTCGACCTCCTCGCGGTCGACGTGCCCCTGCTTGCCCGAGTGCGAGAGCACCATCAGTATCTCCTCCTCCTGGAGGGTCTCCTCGCTCTCCGAGGCCGGTTCGATGCCGATGAGGCTGGTGAAGAAGTTGGCCGTCCCGTTGAACACGACGATGCCGGGGACGAAGATGTAGTAGAACAGCTTCATCGGCGGCGCGAGCAGCAGCGCCATCCGCTCGGCCTCCGCGATGGCGATTGTCTTCGGCGCGAGTTCCCCGAAGACGACGTGGAGGAACGTGATGAAGCCGAAGCCGAGCGCGAACGCGGCGAGGTGGACGAGGCTCTCGGGGAGCACGGCGCCCAGGAACGGTTCGATGAGCGCCGCCACAGCCGGTTCACCGATCCACCCGAGCCCCAGAGACGCCAGCGTGATGCCGAGCTGGGTGGCCGCCAGGAAGTCGTCGAGGTTCGCCATCGCGTCCGACAGCGTGTCCGCCCCTGGTTTCCCCTCCTCGACGAGGCGCTCGACGGACGTCGAGCGGACCCGGACGAGCGCGAACTCCGAGGCCACGAAGAAGCCGTTCAGGACGACCAGGAAGAACGCGACGAACAGCCGACCGAGCGAGAACACGACGTCTACCATGGGTGCCTCCGCTGGAGTCGGTGAACGGTTCGCTGCGGTCGGGAGGACCGCGGCGGGTCCGTCTGCGCGTGAGAGGCCGGTTCACTCATTCGTTGTTGGAGAATCGGGGTCACGCCACTGTCAATGCTTGGGTTGGTCGTGCCGACGTCCACCCCCATCCAATCATTTCTATAGCTGCCCGCAGAAAGGCCTGTATGAGCGTCGTCTTCTGGGCCCTCGTCGCGTTCGCGACCGTCAGCTGTCTGTTCATGGCGTGGTCCCTCGGGGCGAACAGCAACTCACCGCCGTTCGCGCCCGCGATCGGCGCCAACGCGGTGTCGACGATGCGTGCCGCGTTCCTCATCGGCATCCTCGCGGCCGCCGGCGCGCTGACCCAGGGTGGTGCCATCTCCGAGACGGTCGGCGCGAACCTGATTCGGGGCGTCACCATCACGCCGCTGGCGGCGACGACGGGGCTGCTCGTGGCGGCGTCGTTCATGGCGTTCGGCGTCTACAGCGGGTACCCCGTCCCGGCGGCGTTCGCGACGACCGGAGCGATGGTCGGCGTGGGGCTCTCGCTGGGCGGCGGTCCGGCCTTCGACACGTACCGCGAGATCGGGACGTTCTGGGTGCTCGTCCCGCCGATGTCCGGGGGGCTGGCGTACCTCACCGCCACGCTGCTGCGCCGCGAGGACGTCCCCGAGACGCAGTCCATCCCGCTGCTCGCGGCCGTGGTCGCGGCCATCCTCGCGAACGTCAAACTCGGCGTGATCCCGCACCCGGAGCGAGCACAGGCCTCCGTCGCCGACGCCGCGGCCGTCTCCCTCGGTGGGCCGTCCGTCGTCGGCGTCGACGTCGTCGCCATCGTCGTCACACTGCTGTTCGCAGCCCTGGCGCACCGCTACATCCAGCGCCGGACGCGGGCCTCGGTCGAGGCGGGTATCCGGACGTTCCTGTTCGCGCTCGGCAGCGTCGTCGCGTTCTCCAGCGGTGGCAGCCAGGTCGGACTGGCGACCGGCCCGCTCGAGAACCTCTACGGCGTCGAACTCGGCCTCCCGGGGATCGCCCTCCTCGGCATCGGCGCGACCGGCATCCTCGCCGGTGCGTGGATGGGCGCGCCCCGGCTCCTGCAGGCGACCTCCAGGGAGTACGCACAGCTCGGCCTCCGGCGCTCCATCGCGGCGCTCGTCCCCGGGTTCGTCATCGCCCAGATCGCGATCACGCTCGGCATCCCCATCTCGTTCAACAACATCATCATCTCCGGGGTCATCGGCGGCGGGCTCGCGGCGGGGACGGCGGGCGTCTCCCGGCGGAAGATCGGCGTCACGCTCGGCTTCTGGGTCGTCACGCTCGCGACCTCGATAGCGACCGGCTACGGCCTCTACCAGCTCCTCTCTGGCCTGTTCGGCATCAAGTAGCGACGGAGCGGCCTACCGGACGACGGTGACGGTCACCGGCGCCTCGCCGACGACGGTGGTCGCGACGGTTCCGAGCAGTCGGCGCGCGAGGTCGCCGCGCTCGCCACCGTGGCCGCCCATCACGACGTGGTCGACGTCGTGGTCCGCGACGTACGCGAGGATGGTCTCCGCGGGGTCGCCGGTCTCGACGGCCGTCTCGACGGGGCGGTCGGCCGACTCGACCGAGGTCTCCGCCTGTCGAACGAGGTCCTCGGCGCGCTCGCGCCCGGCCGCTAGCCGCGTCTCGTCGGGTTCGAGGACGCCGCTCTCGCTCATCCCGCTGTCCAGTGGCGTGACTACGTTCAACACCGTCACGCGACAGTCGAAGGTCGCGAGTGCGTGCCGGAGCGCCGCTGCGGCCAGCGGCGACCCGTCGAGCGGGACGAGGACGTGCGAAGGGGTCACACGCGTACGTTCGCGAACGAGACGTAAATAGCATCGGCGAAGTGGCTAACCGGCGGCAGGGCGTACGTTCCGCGGATGGTCAACGCGTTCTGGCTGGACCGCGACGTCGACCA contains:
- a CDS encoding inorganic phosphate transporter — translated: MSVVFWALVAFATVSCLFMAWSLGANSNSPPFAPAIGANAVSTMRAAFLIGILAAAGALTQGGAISETVGANLIRGVTITPLAATTGLLVAASFMAFGVYSGYPVPAAFATTGAMVGVGLSLGGGPAFDTYREIGTFWVLVPPMSGGLAYLTATLLRREDVPETQSIPLLAAVVAAILANVKLGVIPHPERAQASVADAAAVSLGGPSVVGVDVVAIVVTLLFAALAHRYIQRRTRASVEAGIRTFLFALGSVVAFSSGGSQVGLATGPLENLYGVELGLPGIALLGIGATGILAGAWMGAPRLLQATSREYAQLGLRRSIAALVPGFVIAQIAITLGIPISFNNIIISGVIGGGLAAGTAGVSRRKIGVTLGFWVVTLATSIATGYGLYQLLSGLFGIK
- a CDS encoding universal stress protein; this encodes MTPSHVLVPLDGSPLAAAALRHALATFDCRVTVLNVVTPLDSGMSESGVLEPDETRLAAGRERAEDLVRQAETSVESADRPVETAVETGDPAETILAYVADHDVDHVVMGGHGGERGDLARRLLGTVATTVVGEAPVTVTVVR